The following coding sequences lie in one Streptomyces venezuelae genomic window:
- a CDS encoding FAD binding domain-containing protein, with protein sequence MDLNTVLDVCDARRRGPWRPGDAWLGGGTYLFSEPQPRLRRLVDLSGLGWEPFRALPDGSVRISATCTIAQLSRFGRTLDATAAPLFEQCCRAFLASFKIWNMATVGGNLCHALPAGPMISLTAALDGVCSLQAQDGVLRRVRTVDFVTGDGGKDLAEGELLRSVTLPARALRCRTAFRQVSLYGLGRSGALVIGTLDPSDRSLTLTVTAATRRPFRLSFAEPPGASELSGAITSAVADRDWFDDIHGLPEWRRHMTLRLAEQIRRELTLDGGR encoded by the coding sequence ATGGATCTGAACACGGTTCTCGACGTGTGCGACGCTCGCCGTCGCGGACCCTGGCGGCCGGGCGACGCCTGGCTCGGCGGTGGAACGTACCTCTTCTCCGAACCCCAGCCGCGGCTGCGGCGCCTGGTGGACCTGAGCGGGCTGGGCTGGGAGCCGTTCCGCGCACTGCCGGACGGCTCGGTGCGGATCTCCGCCACCTGCACGATCGCGCAGCTGTCCCGGTTCGGGCGCACGCTCGACGCGACCGCGGCCCCCCTCTTCGAGCAGTGCTGCCGCGCCTTTCTCGCCTCGTTCAAGATCTGGAACATGGCGACCGTCGGCGGCAACCTCTGCCACGCGCTGCCCGCGGGGCCGATGATCTCCCTCACCGCGGCCCTCGACGGCGTGTGCTCGCTGCAGGCCCAGGACGGTGTGCTCCGCAGGGTGCGCACGGTGGACTTCGTCACCGGGGACGGCGGCAAGGACCTCGCCGAGGGCGAGCTGCTGCGTTCGGTGACGCTTCCCGCCCGCGCCCTCAGGTGCCGCACGGCGTTCCGGCAAGTGTCGCTGTACGGCCTCGGCCGCTCCGGCGCACTCGTCATCGGCACGCTCGACCCCTCGGACCGCTCGCTGACCCTGACCGTCACGGCCGCGACCCGCCGGCCGTTCCGTCTCTCGTTCGCCGAGCCGCCGGGCGCGTCCGAGCTGAGCGGGGCGATCACGTCGGCCGTCGCCGACCGCGACTGGTTCGACGACATCCACGGACTGCCCGAATGGCGACGGCACATGACGCTCCGCCTCGCCGAGCAGATCCGCCGTGAACTCACCCTGGACGGCGGGCGATGA
- a CDS encoding NAD-dependent protein deacetylase, translating to MRMRPTLTWEPQGDLPPASTDLSAVVAAVRAGGVVVLSGAGLSTESGIPDYRGEHGAFRRNHVPMTFQEFIGGEDARRRYWARSQLGRRSMAGARPNAGHRAVAALAGAGLVTGVITQNVDGLQQAAGAPNVVELHGTLDRVVCLDCGATHDRATLDDLLRRANPGFEEVAARHRAAQVNPDGDVDLPDEAVRGFRTVACTACGTGVLKPDVVFFGENVPPERVAVCRSLIDGAATVLVLGSSLTVMSGLRFVRQAAQSGTPVLIVNQGPTRGDRLATRIDLPLGRALTDVVQQTLPPS from the coding sequence ATGCGGATGCGACCCACGCTGACCTGGGAGCCGCAGGGCGACCTGCCTCCGGCCTCGACCGACCTCTCGGCGGTCGTCGCCGCGGTGCGCGCGGGAGGCGTCGTCGTGCTCAGCGGCGCGGGCCTCTCGACGGAGTCCGGTATTCCGGACTACCGCGGCGAGCACGGCGCGTTCCGCCGCAACCACGTGCCGATGACGTTCCAGGAATTCATCGGCGGCGAGGACGCGCGACGGCGGTACTGGGCGCGCAGTCAGCTCGGCCGCCGGTCCATGGCGGGGGCCCGCCCGAACGCCGGACACCGCGCGGTGGCGGCCCTGGCCGGAGCGGGCCTCGTCACCGGGGTGATCACGCAGAACGTGGACGGGCTGCAGCAGGCCGCCGGAGCGCCGAACGTGGTCGAGCTCCACGGCACCCTCGACCGCGTCGTCTGCCTGGACTGCGGCGCCACCCACGACCGAGCGACGCTCGACGACCTCCTGCGCCGGGCGAACCCCGGCTTCGAGGAGGTCGCCGCCCGCCACCGCGCGGCGCAGGTGAACCCGGACGGCGACGTGGACCTGCCCGACGAGGCCGTCCGCGGCTTCAGGACCGTGGCGTGCACGGCCTGCGGCACCGGCGTGCTCAAGCCGGACGTGGTGTTCTTCGGCGAGAACGTCCCGCCCGAGCGGGTGGCCGTGTGCCGGAGCCTCATCGACGGAGCGGCCACCGTGCTGGTCCTCGGCTCGTCCCTGACGGTCATGTCCGGCCTGCGTTTCGTGCGCCAGGCCGCACAGTCCGGCACTCCGGTCCTCATCGTGAATCAGGGCCCCACCCGCGGCGACCGCCTCGCCACCCGCATCGACCTGCCGCTGGGCCGCGCCCTGACGGACGTGGTGCAGCAGACCCTGCCGCCCTCCTGA
- a CDS encoding FUSC family protein, with product MKRLRSGGAWAARAWRSSGHERHTVLLVAKRVLAATLSWWIAHDFLNATSPAFAPFSAVLIMNVTLQKSVWQTLRYVAAVVVGVAVQAAIGFTAGPDLFAFVVVAAIALSLGQWTALGEQRSQVATAAFFAFSTYAAAATNADRALQLGQIILLVLIGCGIGLVVNLCIAPPLRYRSAEQGLRALAAEMEYLLDDMADGLSSGDVDADRAEQWRKAGERVQDAVGQARAGLRTAESSVPFNPRRLLPAHRGYLSFERYRQALGAMERAVYQLASLTRSLGRWRETEDTYTYTPALEAYADFAASLRDIVHVLVQLDSDTLADQAKELCGLAETAQEALQKVLDVAQEHSLPLADASRPYGVLIVEATRLMEEFQNTCDVLQDTADA from the coding sequence GTGAAGCGGTTGCGTAGTGGTGGAGCGTGGGCGGCGCGGGCGTGGCGCTCGTCGGGGCACGAGCGTCACACGGTGCTGCTCGTCGCCAAGCGCGTGCTCGCGGCGACGCTGTCGTGGTGGATCGCGCACGACTTCCTGAACGCCACGTCCCCCGCGTTCGCACCGTTCTCCGCGGTACTGATCATGAACGTCACGCTCCAGAAGTCGGTGTGGCAGACACTCCGCTACGTCGCCGCTGTCGTCGTCGGCGTGGCCGTGCAGGCCGCGATCGGCTTCACCGCGGGCCCCGACCTGTTCGCCTTCGTCGTGGTCGCCGCCATCGCGCTGAGCCTCGGCCAGTGGACGGCGCTCGGCGAGCAGCGCTCCCAGGTCGCCACCGCCGCGTTCTTCGCCTTCTCGACGTACGCCGCCGCCGCCACGAACGCCGACCGGGCCCTCCAGCTCGGGCAGATCATCCTCCTCGTCCTCATCGGCTGCGGCATCGGCCTCGTCGTCAACCTGTGCATCGCGCCCCCGCTGCGCTACCGCAGCGCCGAGCAGGGCCTGCGCGCCCTCGCCGCGGAGATGGAGTACCTCCTCGACGACATGGCCGACGGCCTGAGCAGCGGTGACGTGGACGCCGACCGGGCCGAACAGTGGCGCAAGGCGGGCGAGCGCGTGCAGGACGCGGTGGGCCAGGCGCGGGCCGGGCTGAGGACGGCGGAGAGCAGCGTGCCGTTCAACCCGCGCCGGCTGCTCCCCGCCCACCGCGGCTACCTCAGCTTCGAGCGCTACCGGCAGGCGCTCGGCGCCATGGAGCGCGCGGTCTACCAGCTGGCCTCGCTGACCCGCAGTCTCGGCCGGTGGCGCGAGACGGAGGACACGTACACCTACACACCGGCCCTTGAGGCCTACGCCGACTTCGCCGCGAGCCTGCGCGACATCGTGCACGTCCTCGTCCAGCTCGACTCCGACACGCTGGCCGACCAGGCCAAGGAGCTGTGCGGGCTGGCCGAGACCGCTCAGGAGGCGCTGCAAAAGGTGCTCGACGTAGCGCAGGAGCACAGTCTGCCGCTGGCCGACGCGTCCCGCCCGTACGGGGTCCTCATCGTCGAGGCCACCCGCCTGATGGAGGAGTTCCAGAACACCTGCGACGTGCTCCAGGACACGGCGGACGCGTGA
- a CDS encoding SRPBCC family protein — protein sequence MSQVEESIEVDVPVRAAYNQWTQFETFPEFMQGVERIEQRTDKLTHWVTKIDGVERTFDARITEQIPDERVAWTTVEGEAKQAGVVTFHRLDDSRTKVMLQMHYDPDGLAETVGDKLGFVKRQVTGDLGRFKQFIEKRGGAETGAWRGEV from the coding sequence GTGTCGCAAGTCGAAGAGTCCATCGAGGTCGACGTCCCGGTCCGCGCCGCGTACAACCAGTGGACCCAGTTCGAGACGTTCCCCGAGTTCATGCAAGGGGTGGAGCGGATCGAGCAGCGTACCGACAAGCTCACCCACTGGGTGACGAAGATCGACGGCGTGGAGCGCACGTTCGACGCCAGGATCACTGAGCAGATCCCGGACGAGCGCGTGGCGTGGACCACGGTGGAGGGCGAGGCCAAGCAGGCCGGCGTCGTCACCTTCCACCGTCTGGACGACTCACGCACCAAGGTCATGCTGCAGATGCACTACGACCCCGACGGCCTCGCCGAGACCGTCGGCGACAAGCTCGGCTTCGTCAAGCGCCAGGTCACCGGCGACCTGGGGCGGTTCAAGCAGTTCATCGAGAAGCGCGGCGGAGCGGAGACGGGCGCCTGGCGCGGCGAGGTGTGA
- a CDS encoding restriction endonuclease: protein MTVSPRPVRRTNRERRFDLRTTALFFVLVAILLVGAAAVVRAAAHMVESRPLWIGSLVVVGLSAACLGRSRWRRFSAARYARRAAVALEEAAERASESLEGTRTPAAAATVAAPVVPAVAGDGFAPEPALGTEPTLVVDAEEATTVVVEPPVVYIDYGELDPDAFEQAVADLCARDACQGVEVVGGACDLGADVLAVAPDGRRIVIQCKRYGEDNKVGSQDLQRFGGTCYTVHEADVAALVTTSDFTAPALEYAEQCGIVCVNGAELRAWCDGTGPSPWDLVAVDA from the coding sequence ATGACCGTGTCCCCGCGCCCCGTTCGGCGGACGAACCGCGAGCGGCGCTTCGATCTGCGTACGACCGCTCTGTTCTTCGTGCTCGTCGCGATCCTGCTGGTCGGCGCGGCGGCTGTGGTGCGTGCCGCGGCCCACATGGTCGAGAGCCGTCCGCTGTGGATCGGCTCGCTCGTCGTCGTGGGGCTTTCGGCCGCCTGCCTCGGCAGGTCCCGGTGGCGGCGCTTCTCGGCGGCGAGGTATGCGCGGCGCGCGGCCGTGGCGCTGGAGGAGGCGGCCGAGCGGGCGTCCGAGAGCCTGGAGGGCACGCGGACGCCGGCGGCTGCCGCGACGGTCGCCGCTCCGGTGGTTCCCGCCGTCGCGGGGGACGGCTTCGCGCCGGAACCCGCCCTCGGCACGGAACCCACCCTCGTGGTCGACGCGGAGGAAGCCACAACCGTCGTCGTCGAACCGCCCGTTGTGTACATCGACTACGGCGAACTCGACCCCGACGCCTTCGAGCAGGCCGTGGCCGACCTGTGCGCCCGCGACGCGTGCCAGGGCGTGGAAGTCGTGGGCGGCGCCTGCGACTTGGGCGCGGACGTCCTGGCGGTGGCGCCGGACGGGCGCAGGATCGTCATCCAGTGCAAGCGCTACGGCGAGGACAACAAGGTCGGCTCGCAGGACCTGCAGCGCTTCGGGGGCACGTGTTACACGGTCCACGAGGCGGACGTCGCCGCGCTGGTGACGACGAGCGACTTCACCGCTCCCGCCCTCGAATACGCGGAGCAGTGCGGCATAGTCTGCGTGAACGGCGCGGAGTTGCGGGCGTGGTGCGACGGCACGGGGCCGAGCCCGTGGGACCTGGTGGCCGTCGACGCCTGA
- a CDS encoding MMPL family transporter, whose translation MFERIAELAIRRSRLVLIVAAVVVALMGVLGAGAFGKLLGGGFDDPASQSSRARNVIDEKLGGETNLVLLVRAADGRIDAPAARRGGEALVADLKKERDLENVVSYWDTKSPDLRSKDGREALVLARVKGHDMEQQENAKGVIDDYAGTYGDTLTVKAGGSAGVSHEMGPQTEKDLVLAETIAVPLILLLLLVVFGTVVSALLPLAIALIAIVGVFAELYVVGSVTDVSIFAINLTTALGLGLGVDYALLMISRFREQLAAGASVEDAVRRTMSTAGRTVAFSAATVAAALAALMVFPQYFLRSFGYSGVGVVVIAALASLFVMPALLNVLGHRVNSGRMPWAKRARTGSPVPGTGAQASVWGRLARTAMRRPALTALPVLAVLLLAASPLLGITFGTADERVLPEDAKSREVSVSLRENFHGNDAAALHVVIDGDVDKAPLTAYAARLSGLDGVARVETGTGTYADGKADATGPGNPALGRPTAQQLNVVSTLTPKSDAAKDLVEEVRTTAPPAGTHPLVGGGDAELVDSNDSIASRLPLAVGLVVVTTFLLLFLFTGSVVQPLRALVLNAVSLGATIGVMTWIFQDGNLSGVLGFTAQPMETSMTVLMFCVAFGLSMDYEVFVTSRIKELHDLGEDNESAVTGGLGHTGGIVSAAAALIAVSFFAFGTAEISFMQLFGLGSGLAILIDAIAVRGILVPAAMRLLGRSAWYAPGPLRRFHARFGLSEDGPVPAARQVAAKV comes from the coding sequence GTGTTCGAACGCATAGCCGAGCTGGCGATCCGCCGGTCGCGGCTGGTACTCATCGTCGCCGCAGTGGTCGTGGCCCTCATGGGCGTCCTGGGAGCCGGTGCGTTCGGGAAGCTGCTGGGGGGCGGTTTCGACGATCCGGCCTCCCAGTCCTCCCGGGCCAGGAACGTCATCGACGAGAAGCTCGGCGGAGAGACGAACCTGGTCCTCCTCGTCCGCGCCGCCGACGGCCGCATCGACGCCCCCGCCGCACGGCGCGGCGGCGAGGCGCTGGTCGCCGACCTGAAGAAGGAACGGGACCTGGAGAACGTCGTCTCGTACTGGGACACGAAAAGCCCCGATCTGCGCTCCAAGGACGGCCGCGAGGCCCTCGTGCTCGCCCGTGTGAAGGGCCACGACATGGAGCAGCAGGAGAACGCCAAGGGCGTCATCGACGACTACGCCGGAACGTACGGGGACACGCTCACCGTCAAGGCGGGCGGCAGCGCCGGCGTGAGCCACGAGATGGGGCCGCAGACCGAGAAGGACCTCGTCCTCGCCGAGACCATCGCCGTCCCGCTCATCCTCCTGCTGCTCCTCGTCGTCTTCGGCACCGTCGTCTCCGCGCTGCTGCCGCTCGCCATCGCGCTGATCGCCATCGTGGGCGTCTTCGCGGAGCTGTACGTGGTCGGCAGCGTCACCGACGTCTCCATCTTCGCGATCAACCTCACCACGGCACTCGGCCTCGGACTCGGCGTCGACTACGCCCTGTTGATGATCAGCCGGTTCCGGGAACAGCTCGCGGCGGGGGCGAGCGTCGAGGACGCCGTCCGCAGGACGATGAGCACGGCGGGCCGCACCGTCGCGTTCTCCGCGGCGACCGTGGCGGCCGCCCTCGCTGCGCTCATGGTGTTCCCGCAGTACTTCCTCCGCTCGTTCGGCTACTCCGGCGTCGGCGTCGTCGTCATCGCGGCCCTCGCCTCCCTGTTCGTGATGCCCGCGCTGCTCAACGTCCTGGGGCACCGCGTGAACAGCGGGCGGATGCCGTGGGCGAAGCGGGCACGCACCGGGTCCCCGGTACCGGGCACCGGGGCCCAGGCCTCGGTGTGGGGCCGCCTCGCCCGCACCGCCATGCGCCGCCCCGCGCTCACCGCGCTGCCCGTGCTCGCGGTCCTGCTCCTCGCGGCGAGTCCGCTGCTCGGCATCACCTTCGGCACGGCCGACGAACGCGTCCTGCCCGAGGACGCCAAGAGCCGCGAGGTCTCCGTGTCACTGCGCGAGAACTTTCACGGAAACGACGCGGCGGCCCTGCACGTCGTCATCGACGGGGACGTGGACAAGGCACCGCTGACCGCCTACGCGGCACGCCTGTCCGGGCTCGACGGGGTCGCCCGCGTCGAGACCGGCACGGGTACCTACGCCGACGGCAAGGCCGATGCGACCGGCCCCGGCAACCCGGCCCTCGGCCGCCCCACCGCGCAGCAGCTCAACGTCGTCAGCACCCTGACGCCGAAGTCCGACGCGGCGAAGGACCTGGTCGAAGAGGTCAGGACGACCGCTCCGCCCGCCGGGACACACCCGCTGGTCGGCGGCGGCGACGCCGAACTCGTCGACTCCAACGACTCCATCGCGAGCAGGCTGCCGCTCGCCGTGGGCCTCGTCGTCGTCACCACGTTCCTGCTGCTCTTCCTCTTCACCGGCAGCGTCGTGCAGCCGCTGCGGGCCCTCGTCCTCAACGCGGTCAGCCTGGGCGCGACCATCGGCGTGATGACCTGGATCTTCCAGGACGGCAACCTCTCCGGGGTGCTCGGCTTCACCGCGCAGCCGATGGAGACGTCGATGACGGTGCTGATGTTCTGCGTCGCCTTCGGCCTCTCGATGGACTACGAGGTGTTCGTCACCAGCCGCATCAAGGAACTGCACGACCTCGGCGAGGACAACGAGTCCGCGGTGACGGGCGGCCTCGGGCACACCGGAGGCATCGTCAGCGCGGCGGCCGCCCTGATCGCGGTCAGCTTCTTCGCCTTCGGCACGGCGGAGATCAGCTTCATGCAGCTCTTCGGCCTCGGCAGCGGTCTCGCCATCCTCATCGACGCGATCGCCGTGCGCGGCATCCTCGTCCCGGCGGCGATGCGGCTGCTCGGCCGCTCCGCCTGGTACGCGCCGGGGCCGCTGCGAAGGTTCCACGCGCGGTTCGGCCTGAGCGAGGACGGTCCGGTGCCCGCGGCGCGGCAGGTCGCGGCGAAGGTCTGA
- a CDS encoding TetR/AcrR family transcriptional regulator, translated as MSTYEVPAPRPSLRERRRAVAVDEIVSAAEAHIAEHGPHALSLRAVARSLGMTVQALYHYFPSRDDLVTALITKAYDDLADAVQAATETVEDDPDLPGMIVAAEGYRRWALDHPERFQLLYGAPLRHYHAPVDGPTTEANRRMSAVFERELFRGFAPEQLAAADTRSLSPAFLGHLARQAPPSGTALPPSATALLLSVWGYVHGMVALEVFGHTGFLGAHQSELYRMAMRNLYEDVRRRVPRQP; from the coding sequence ATGTCCACCTACGAAGTCCCCGCGCCCAGACCGTCGTTGCGCGAGCGCCGACGGGCCGTCGCCGTCGACGAGATCGTGAGCGCGGCCGAGGCGCACATCGCCGAACACGGACCGCACGCCCTGTCATTGCGCGCGGTGGCCCGCAGCCTCGGCATGACCGTGCAGGCGCTCTACCACTACTTCCCGAGCCGGGACGATCTCGTGACGGCCCTCATCACCAAGGCGTACGACGACTTGGCGGACGCGGTGCAGGCCGCGACCGAGACGGTGGAGGACGACCCCGACCTGCCGGGGATGATCGTCGCGGCGGAGGGGTACCGGCGCTGGGCGCTCGACCACCCCGAGCGGTTCCAGCTCCTCTACGGAGCGCCGCTCAGGCACTACCACGCCCCCGTCGACGGCCCCACGACGGAGGCGAACCGACGGATGAGCGCGGTCTTCGAACGGGAGCTGTTCCGCGGGTTCGCACCGGAACAGCTGGCGGCGGCCGACACGCGGTCCCTGTCCCCCGCGTTCCTCGGCCACCTGGCGCGGCAGGCACCCCCGAGCGGCACCGCCCTGCCGCCGTCCGCGACGGCCCTGCTGCTGAGTGTGTGGGGCTATGTGCACGGCATGGTCGCCCTGGAGGTGTTCGGGCACACCGGCTTCCTCGGCGCCCACCAGTCCGAGCTCTACCGCATGGCGATGCGGAACCTGTACGAGGACGTGCGACGGCGGGTCCCGCGGCAGCCGTGA
- a CDS encoding catalase, whose protein sequence is MTDVSSMGSPADDSRPVLTDRQGHPIYDNQNQRTVGARGPATLENYHFLEKISHFDRERIPERVVHARGATAFGYFEAYGSWGDEPISRYTRAKLFQERGKRTDVALRFSTVIGGRDSSEAARDPRGFAVKFYTEDGNWDLVGNNLGVFFIRDAVKFPDVIHALKPDPVSHEQKPARIFDFMSQTPESMHMLVNLFSPRGIPADYRHMQGFGVNTYKWVDAEGGTVLVKYHWMPKQGVRSMTEEDAANVQAGELGHATKDLYEAIRRGDHPEWELLVQVMEDGDHPELDFDPLDDTKTWPEQDFPPKAVGRMVLDRTVEDYFGENEQIAFGTGVLVDGLDFSDDKMLVGRTFSYSDTQRYRVGPNYLQLPVNRAKNATVCTNQRDGSMAYDNRAANENPEVNYEPSITGGLREDQYPTHDEQGPEVRGRLTRKRIPRTNDYLQAGQRYLLMEDWERDDLVNNFVNLISQCDRTVQERMVWHFLLVENDLGLRVGKGLGIGADDVSHLEPLQGQTLTDEDRSRLLRLGNNPPRDVSGLTMTHCVPDERHVVTR, encoded by the coding sequence ATGACGGACGTATCGAGCATGGGTTCACCGGCGGACGATTCCCGGCCGGTGCTCACCGACCGGCAGGGTCACCCGATCTACGACAACCAGAACCAGCGCACGGTCGGCGCGCGGGGCCCGGCCACGCTGGAGAACTACCACTTCCTGGAGAAGATCAGCCACTTCGACCGGGAGCGGATCCCGGAGCGTGTCGTCCACGCGCGGGGCGCCACCGCCTTCGGCTACTTCGAGGCGTACGGAAGCTGGGGCGACGAGCCCATCAGCCGGTACACGCGGGCCAAGCTGTTCCAGGAGCGCGGCAAGCGCACCGATGTCGCCCTGCGCTTCTCCACCGTCATCGGGGGCCGCGACTCCTCCGAGGCCGCCCGCGACCCGCGCGGCTTCGCCGTGAAGTTCTACACGGAGGACGGCAACTGGGACCTGGTCGGCAACAACCTCGGTGTCTTCTTCATCCGGGACGCCGTGAAGTTCCCCGACGTCATCCACGCGCTGAAGCCCGACCCCGTCTCGCACGAGCAGAAGCCCGCCCGGATCTTCGACTTCATGTCGCAGACCCCGGAGAGCATGCACATGCTGGTCAACCTCTTCAGCCCCCGCGGCATCCCCGCCGACTACCGGCACATGCAGGGCTTCGGCGTGAACACCTACAAGTGGGTCGACGCCGAGGGCGGCACCGTCCTCGTCAAGTACCACTGGATGCCCAAGCAGGGCGTGCGCAGCATGACCGAGGAGGACGCCGCGAACGTGCAGGCCGGCGAGCTCGGCCACGCCACCAAGGATCTGTACGAGGCGATCCGCCGGGGCGATCACCCCGAGTGGGAGCTGCTCGTGCAGGTCATGGAGGACGGCGACCACCCGGAGCTCGACTTCGACCCGCTGGACGACACCAAGACCTGGCCGGAGCAGGACTTCCCGCCCAAGGCCGTCGGCCGCATGGTGCTCGACCGCACGGTCGAGGACTACTTCGGCGAGAACGAGCAGATCGCGTTCGGCACCGGTGTCCTGGTCGACGGCCTCGACTTCTCCGACGACAAGATGCTCGTCGGGCGGACCTTCTCGTACAGCGACACCCAGCGCTACCGCGTCGGCCCCAACTACCTGCAACTGCCGGTGAACCGGGCCAAGAACGCGACCGTGTGCACCAACCAGCGCGACGGCTCGATGGCGTACGACAACCGCGCGGCGAACGAGAACCCCGAGGTCAACTACGAGCCGTCGATCACGGGCGGGCTGCGCGAGGACCAGTACCCCACGCACGACGAGCAGGGTCCCGAGGTCCGCGGCCGGCTCACCCGCAAGCGGATCCCGCGCACCAACGACTACCTCCAGGCCGGTCAGCGCTATCTGCTCATGGAGGACTGGGAGCGCGACGACCTCGTGAACAACTTCGTGAACCTCATCTCCCAGTGCGACCGCACGGTGCAGGAGCGCATGGTCTGGCACTTCCTGCTGGTCGAGAACGACCTCGGGCTGCGCGTCGGCAAGGGACTCGGCATCGGTGCCGACGACGTGTCGCACCTGGAACCGCTGCAGGGCCAGACGCTGACGGACGAGGACCGCAGCCGCCTCCTGCGGCTGGGGAACAACCCGCCGCGCGACGTCTCAGGACTGACGATGACGCACTGCGTGCCGGACGAACGCCATGTGGTGACACGCTGA
- a CDS encoding DUF1360 domain-containing protein, whose amino-acid sequence MRRIKGVFRRAGRAYSSGEEHRLGGHAGAVAAFGAYTTAWGAAVRLRKTPLPERPEPWDVLFAAAATFRLGRLLSKGSVTSPLRAPFTRYEEASGPAEVNESPRGNGVRATVGELVTCPFCLSVWLTTTVTGAALLWPKATRTVTGGLSVLAAADAMQLGYDCLMQKNAE is encoded by the coding sequence GTGCGACGGATCAAGGGAGTCTTTCGGCGTGCGGGCAGGGCCTACTCCTCCGGCGAGGAACACCGGCTCGGCGGTCACGCCGGCGCCGTGGCCGCGTTCGGCGCGTACACGACGGCCTGGGGTGCGGCTGTGCGGCTGCGGAAGACCCCGCTCCCCGAGCGTCCCGAGCCCTGGGACGTGCTGTTCGCGGCGGCCGCCACCTTCCGGCTCGGCCGCCTGCTCAGCAAGGGGTCGGTGACGAGCCCGCTGCGGGCGCCGTTCACCCGCTACGAGGAGGCGTCCGGGCCCGCCGAGGTCAACGAGAGCCCGCGCGGGAACGGCGTGCGGGCGACCGTGGGCGAGCTCGTCACCTGCCCGTTCTGCCTGAGCGTCTGGCTCACCACCACCGTCACCGGCGCCGCCCTGCTGTGGCCGAAGGCGACGCGCACGGTGACGGGTGGCCTCTCCGTGCTCGCGGCCGCCGACGCGATGCAGCTCGGTTACGACTGCCTGATGCAGAAGAACGCCGAGTAG
- a CDS encoding PQQ-dependent sugar dehydrogenase, translating into MNVRTRSSAVIGALCLVTSVALASASASPRDDAAKVALTKVATAKNPSAGTAGPGGAVWIAERAGTVRVLGKQGLGEPVLDISAETTTDGERGLLGIAFANDFKHFYISYTDLEGTSTIDEFAVRKGKLRPETRRTVLTQTQPYPNHNGGDIKFGRDGYLYIAFGDGGSGGDPHGNGQNLDTLLGKLLRIDPRGGKPYAIPRDNPFVGDPKAKDEIWAYGLRNPWRFSFDKGTGDLFIGDVGQSAWEEIDRAPASSKGGENYGWSQMEGTHPFREGTEPANHVPPVHEYDRTGLGCSVTGGFVYRGKEIPQLRGQYLFSDYCDGTVRALKLKDGKVTGVSDLGVNGGEVVSFVQGGRGELYVLDLGGPVSRIDPAA; encoded by the coding sequence GTGAACGTTCGCACCAGAAGCTCTGCCGTCATCGGCGCTCTCTGCCTCGTCACGTCCGTCGCCCTCGCCTCGGCGTCCGCCTCTCCCCGCGACGACGCGGCGAAGGTCGCGCTCACCAAGGTGGCCACGGCCAAGAATCCGTCCGCGGGCACCGCGGGCCCCGGTGGCGCCGTCTGGATCGCCGAACGCGCGGGCACGGTCCGCGTGTTGGGCAAGCAGGGGCTCGGCGAGCCCGTGCTCGACATCTCCGCCGAGACCACCACCGACGGCGAACGCGGCCTGCTCGGCATCGCGTTCGCCAACGACTTCAAGCACTTCTACATCTCGTACACGGACCTCGAAGGCACCAGCACCATCGACGAGTTCGCCGTGCGCAAGGGCAAGCTGCGGCCGGAGACCCGGCGCACCGTTCTGACACAGACGCAGCCCTACCCGAACCACAACGGCGGCGACATCAAGTTCGGCCGCGACGGCTACCTCTACATCGCGTTCGGCGACGGCGGCTCCGGCGGCGACCCGCACGGCAACGGGCAGAACCTCGACACGCTCCTCGGCAAGCTGCTGCGCATCGATCCGCGGGGCGGCAAGCCGTACGCGATCCCGCGGGACAACCCGTTCGTCGGCGACCCGAAGGCGAAGGACGAGATCTGGGCGTACGGACTGCGCAACCCGTGGCGGTTCTCGTTCGACAAGGGCACGGGCGACCTGTTCATCGGTGACGTCGGCCAGAGCGCCTGGGAGGAGATCGACCGCGCCCCGGCCTCCAGCAAGGGCGGCGAGAACTACGGCTGGTCGCAGATGGAGGGCACCCATCCCTTCCGCGAGGGCACCGAGCCCGCGAACCATGTGCCGCCGGTCCACGAGTACGACCGCACCGGCCTCGGCTGCTCCGTGACCGGCGGGTTCGTGTACCGGGGGAAGGAGATTCCCCAGCTCAGGGGCCAGTACCTGTTCAGCGACTACTGCGACGGCACCGTCCGTGCCCTGAAGCTGAAGGACGGCAAGGTCACCGGGGTGAGCGACCTGGGCGTCAACGGCGGCGAGGTCGTCTCGTTCGTCCAGGGCGGCAGGGGCGAACTGTACGTGCTCGACCTGGGCGGGCCGGTGTCGCGCATCGACCCGGCGGCGTAG